The proteins below come from a single Microtus pennsylvanicus isolate mMicPen1 chromosome 13, mMicPen1.hap1, whole genome shotgun sequence genomic window:
- the LOC142833957 gene encoding olfactory receptor 2B6-like yields MHSRGWKNHSSVTEFILLGFSRNPRTNWILFFLFLFLYLFTVLGNGLIVTLIRIDTRLHTPMYFFLSILSLLDLSYATTTVPQMLAHLVSKNKTISYTGCVIQMYIFLTLGITETWIFAAMAYDRYVAICYPLHYGVKMSQTLCITLVASSALCGLICALVYTVFAMNLPYCGPNEINHFFCEIPAVLKLACADTSLNDQVDFILGFILLLIPLSLILASYVRIFIAILRIRSTQGRMKAFSTCVSHITVVTMFCIPCMVMYMRPGSEASPDDDKKLALFYNVISAFLNPIIYSLRNKDVKKAFLKLIGRGENTQ; encoded by the coding sequence cttttcttcctcttcctcttcctctactTATTTACAGTCCTGGGCAATGGGCTCATTGTTACCCTGATTAGGATAGACACACgtctccacacacccatgtacttcttcctcagcatCCTCTCCCTGCTGGACCTCAGCTACGCTACCACAACAGTTCCCCAGATGTTGGCTCATCTAGTAAGCAAGAACAAGACCATCTCTTACACTGGGTGTGTGATCCAGATGTACATTTTCTTGACATTAGGCATCACTGAGACCTGGATTTTTGCAGCTATGGCCTATGACAGATATGTTGCTATATGTTATCCACTCCATTACGGAGTCAAGATGAGCCAGACCCTATGCATAACCCTGGTGGCCAGCTCTGCCCTTTGTGGTCTCATCTGTGCTCTCGTCTACACAGTCTTTGCAATGAATCTTCCCTACTGTGGCCCCAATGAGATCAACCACTTCTTTTGTGAAATTCCTGCTGTATTGAAGTTGGCCTGTGCGGACACATCTCTCAATGACCAAGTGGATTTCATCCTGGGTTTCATCTTGCTTCTTATCCCATTATCCCTCATCCTGGCCTCATATGTTCGTATCTTCATAGCCATTCTAAGGATTCGTTCCACCCAAGGGCGGATGAAGGCCTTCTCCACCTGTGTTTCACACATCACTGTGGTCACCATGTTCTGCATTCCATGCATGGTCATGTACATGCGACCTGGCTCGGAAGCCTCCCCAGACGATGACAAGAAGTTGGCCTTGTTCTATAATGTCATTTCTGCCTTTCTTAACCCCATTATTTACAGCCTCCGGAACAAGGATGTGAAGAAGGCTTTTCTCAAGTTAATTGGAAGGGGCGAGAACACTCAGTAG
- the LOC142833312 gene encoding olfactory receptor 2A12-like, with protein MWMIPEQNQSWVSEFILLGFSSDPTTNSILFIVFLLIYLSSVMGNGLIILLICLDSHLHTPMYFFLCILAMLDMGYVTTTMPQMLVNLLAHSKTISFAGCWMQMYVFSALGITECTFFVVMAYDRYVAICYPLRYTVILNWGLCLWLASGSLVCGFLSALLHTFFTMSLPYCGPNKVNHYFCEGPSVRSLACMDTHLIEMVDLVLSVFVVVTPISLIVASYIYIVMAIMKIKSTQARFKAFSTCASHLTVVTFFYGPASYIYMRPNSSYSPERDKQISLFYNTFTALLNPMVYSLRNKDIKRAFLKVMANGRMNL; from the coding sequence ATGTGGATGATTCCAGAGCAGAACCAAAGCTGGGTTTCAGAGTTTATCTTGCTTGGCTTCTCCAGTGACCCCACGACCAACAGCATCCTCTTCATTGTGTTCCTTCTCATCTACCTGAGCTCAGTCATGGGCAATGGGCTCATCATCCTGCTGATCTGCCTGGACTCACATCtgcacactcccatgtacttcttcctctgtaTACTCGCCATGTTGGATATGGGCTATGTCACTACCACCATGCCCCAGATGTTGGTGAATCTTCTTGCTCACTCTAAGACCATCTCCTTTGCTGGCTGCTGGATGCAGATGTATGTGTTTAGTGCCCTGGGTATAACTGAGTGTACCTTCTTTGTTGTCATGGCTtatgacagatatgtggccatttGCTACCCACTGCGTTACACTGTCATCCTCAACTGGGGACTGTGCCTATGGTTGGCATCTGGGTCTTTAGTCTGCGGTTTCCTCTCTGCTTTGTTACATACATTCTTCACCATGAGTCTGCCATATTGTGGACCCAACAAGGTCAACCACTATTTCTGTGAAGGTCCTTCAGTGCGTAGCCTGGCTTGCATGGATACCCACCTCATTGAGATGGTAGACCTGGTAttgagtgtttttgttgttgttacccCAATATCTCTAATAGTGGCCTCCTATATTTATATTGTCATGGCAATTATGAAGATCAAGTCCACCCAAGCTCGTTTCAAGGCTTTCTctacctgtgcctcccacctgACTGTGGTCACATTCTTCTATGGTCCAGCCTCTTATATCTACATGAGACCCAACTCTAGCTACTCCCCTGAGCGAGACAAGCAGATCTCACTCTTTTATAATACCTTCACTGCCTTGCTTAACCCCATGGTCTACAGTCTGAGGAACAAGGACATCAAGAGGGCATTTCTCAAGGTGATGGCAAATGGGAGGATGAACTTGTGA
- the LOC142833955 gene encoding olfactory receptor 2G3-like: MQSFSLENHSSVAEFILLGFSRDFQVNVILFNVFFFLYLSTLVGNGLIVTLIYLDSHLHTPMYFFLSVLSMLDMSYVTTTVPQMLVHLVCQKKTISYSGCVAQMYIFLVLGITEGWLFSVMAYDRYVAICHPLRYKVIMRPWLCGAMVIFCGLWGISCSLVYTVFTMRLPYCGPNEINHFFCEVPAVLKLACADTSLNDRVDFILGFILLLVPLSFILASYVCIFATILRIRSAQGRLKAFSTCASHITVVTMFCGPAMFMYMNPGANASPERDKKLALFYNVISAFLNPIIYSLRNKDVKRAFLKVTGWGRTTE, encoded by the coding sequence ATGCAAAGTTTCTCCTTGGAGAACCACAGCTCCGTCGCAGAGTTCATCCTTCTGGGCTTCTCCAGGGACTTCCAAGTTAATGTAATCCTCTTCaatgtcttctttttcctctaccTCTCGACACTTGTGGGCAATGGGCTCATTGTCACCTTGATCTACCTGGactcccacctccacacacccatgtatttcttcctcagCGTCCTTTCCATGCTGGATATGAGCTATGTCACCACCACAGTGCCGCAGATGCTGGTGCATCTTGTCTGCCAGAAGAAAACTATCTCCTATTCAGGGTGTGTGGCTCAGATGTACATCTTTCTGGTGTTGGGCATCACCGAGGGCTGGTTATTCTCCGTCATGGCCTATGACAGATATGTAGCCATTTGCCACCCACTCCGGTACAAAGTTATCATGAGGCCTTGGCTGTGTGGAGCAATGGTGATCTTTTGTGGACTATGGGGCATCAGCTGTTCTCTTGtttacactgtcttcactatgagacTGCCCTACTGTGGCCCCAATGAGATCAATCACTTCTTCTGCGAAGTCCCCGCTGTTCTGAAGCTTGCCTGTGCAGACACCTCCCTCAACGACCGAGTAGACTTTATCCTGGGTTTCATCCTTCTCCTGGTACCTCTTTCTTTCATCCTGGCCTCTTACGTCTGCATTTTTGCCACCATTCTGAGAATTCGCTCAGCCCAAGGTCGACTGAAGGCCTTTTCCACCTGCGCCTCCCACATCACGGTGGTCACCATGTTCTGTGGACCTGCCATGTTTATGTACATGAACCCTGGGGCCAATGCTTCCCCAGAGAGGGACAAGAAACTGGCTCTGTTCTACAATGTCATCTCTGCCTTCCTCAACCCTATAATCTACAGCCTGAGAAACAAAGATGTGAAGAGGGCTTTCCTCAAAGTGACAGGCTGGGGGCGAACCACTGAGTGA